The genomic stretch accAATTAACACATGAATAATTCCTCTTGTTGCAAATGGGCATGTCTTCTCTGCAAGCATAACTGACCCAATTTGATTTTAAAGCATCATGATTTatgagtttttttttaaagtaagtgtTACTGTTAGCaagacagctgctgctgctagtAACTAACATAAATGCCAGCAAGTGCTCCATTAGCACAGTATGTCAGCTCTCCATACCACTTTGGTTAATTTTAGAGCTTTACCTGTCATTCAGAAATAGCAAGTTAATAAGCAAACAAAGTAGCAGCAGCCACCACTTTTGCACTCCAGCAACAAGGCAGTGTTGACTGCAGTGTCCTATCAGCAGATCATGTACCAGGGTACACTCCTCCCTCACCCACCTCCAGCACCTGGAAACACAGAGGCAGTAAGTGTGACCTATTCCCTAGTTCTTTGCTTCCTTCTAGAAGCATCCTCCAAAAAGCCTCATACAACTCTGGTTGGTCTGAACCCTCAAGCTGTCCAGGAACTCTGATAGTTACCTTGAGGCATTACCAAGCTGGAGCACACTCATGCACCCACACCCCATTAGCCACTGCATTAGAGGTTAGAGTTCTTACTTGTAATGAGAGAGTTCATGATGATATGAGTAGCCTTGGCCTTCACCACAGGTACCTTGTTCACACTTTCAGTGGATGATGAAGGAGTTATAACAGGTGCATTCATATTAGCATCCCCTTCTTCAATCTGTAGGGAAGAAGCAGGATACAGTTTAAGATGAGAAAGTATCTCAGCACCTTGCCAGGACACTTCTAACTCCTCAAAGGAGACACAAGGCCAAGCTGCTCTAGCAGCTAGCCTTCATCCCATGGAAGAAACCCACATGCTGCTCCCACAACAGCCCAGGAATATTTAGAGCTTGAATCTTATAATTCTTAGCAATGAACAAGCAACTTGCATCCAACACTTGAAAACCTATTGGGCTCAGAGCCAACAAGTTGCTAGTCTAAGTACAAAAAGGTCAACAGGAAAGAAACCAGAACATATCTACTTCCATTCTCATAACTGCAAACTGGACTTCAAGGTCAACTGGGCAAGAGCACCCTTCCACAGACAGCTCAGAAATACAAACTGTTTACAGAATGGCAGTCACACAGATGAGAGGCTGGTGTTTACATCTtgttttccccctctttccttATATCAGTTTCTTGCTCAATGTACCTAGTGGTCATAGCTCTACCACTGATCGCAAGACCCTAGCAACAGAGAAACACACAATGAATGGTAGAAAACAAGAAGTCCTGTGAAACTGAGACTTCCTCCTCCTAACACAGGAGTTACTGTTCCCTGACTGGAGAGTTTGGTTTTTGTCCCAAACTACAACTTTAGGTTTTCTTCCAGGAGAAAGATTTTAAACGAAAACAAGGTGAAAAGTAGATGTTAAGCTCAAAGGAATACAGAGTTATTTACTTCCATTCAACAACATTTAACTTCACTTCAAACTTAGAAAACAGCCTCTAAATTTAAAACAGCTTGTCCTGCACTCAGAGTATCCCCATAGTCATTTcatagaacggtttgggttggaaaggacattcaaagatcatctaggtcagcccctctgctgcaggcagggacatcttccactacatcaggttgctcaaagcctcatcccaCCCaactttgaacacttccagggatgggtcATCCACAGCATCTTccactacatcaggttgctcaaagcctcacCCCACCCaactttgaacacttccagggatgggtcATCCACAGCATCTTGgggcaacctgttgcagtgcctcaccaccctcatcgtgAAGATTTTACAGCCAACCTAAATCTACCTTTTTGCTATGGTTTAATTACACCTGGTTACAGCTTGCAGCTTTTTTTACCCCTAAACACCTCCCATAAGCGAGAAGAGTCCCAGAATGTGCCTACCTCCACCATACTTCAGTGTTCCCACAACAGGGCCAGAGAGCAAAGCCGGTCTCTAGCGCCCAGCCCTCCCgagggtcccagggggtccctgCCGCCGAGGGCCGCCAGGGCCGGGCTGCAGCGGCACACGGGAGGCACGCCTGGGCCAGGGCCACCGCGGCAACCGGCCAGCCCGTACCTTCGAGAGCTCCTGGTACTTGCGCTCGGGGATGACCGGCTGCTTCCAGAGGACGTTGGCGCACAGGTCGGCGGGCGGCGGCGTCATGGGCGCCGTGTCCTCCAGGGCGTCGTCGTAGCTGAAGGCCCGCCGCGGCACGCCGATGGGCAGCGACATCTTGCCcgggcgggccccgccgccctgctCCAGCGCTGCGAACAGAGATGGCAGCGCTCAGCGCCGCCGCGGCCTACCCGGGCCGGTGGGGAGCGCGGAGGCGAGGGGGGGGCCTTACCGGGAGCGTCCGGCTGCCGCGAGCTCATGGCGGCAGCGCCGCTGCTCGGCTGAGGCTAGCGAGGctcggcggggggcggcggggcgggggccggcggcgccaTGGCGGAgacgccggggccggggccgctaCCGCCGCCACTGCCGCCGCCGGAGGGGAGGCGCGGGGGGACATGGCCCCGCGGGAGCGCTCTTATAGGCGCGCGGTCTCGCGAGAGCTggcggcggcgcgcggggcACGCTGGGAGTTGTCGTTCggggcgcgcggggcggggccaaGCGAGGGGGCGGGGCGTTGCGctgagggggcggggccgggcggttcccgcgggggcaggcgggcccggggccgagcaccgctgcccgccgcccccgtcCCTGCCCGGCCTCACTGCCCgaccctgcccgccccggcacGCCCGCCGCCTGCTCCGGCCCGCTCCCATCCCCGGCCCGACCATGcgccagctctgccagcaaaaCGCGTCGGCCCCCCGGAGGGGTGTCCAGCCCGCCCAcggccccggcgccggggcggggggtcccttgctgctctgctgcagccgcCCTGagggccgcgggggccgggcacGGCGGCTCCAGGGAAGGCCCCGCTGCCGCTCCCAGTGGAGCCTGGCCCGGGGCAGGGATGCGTTTCGCCACCGGGGGGATTGAGGACAAACGAGTCCCGTGGGCAGCGGGCGCAACCCCTGGGCCCGTGGGTGGCTGCTGTGCCGGGTGCCAGGCTGCCGGGCGGGTGTGGGGCCTGGCGGTGGCGAATGTGTCAGCACGCTGGCTGGGGAggccctgcctccctccctccctccccccatccTCCCTTCTTCTCACCACCATCCgtccctctccccaccacccgtccctccctccctccttccctccccactaTCTCTAcatctcccctccctccctccctccctccgtcTCCTCCCTACCTCCCCCCAtcctcccttcttctccccaCCATTTGTCCCTCTCCCCACCATCCGTCCCTCTCCCCatcatccctccctccctccccactatccctccctccctctcctcctccctctcctcctccctccctctctccatccatccatccatccatccatccatccatccatccatccacccacccacccacccacccatctcccccccccctccctccccccgcgCTGGGAGCGGCCCCTTTAAGCGCGGCGGTGACGTTCGGGGCGGGCACAGCTGGCTCTGGCGCGCCGCCCGCGCACAcagctggcgggggggggagggggggggcggggcacaGCTGCGCAGCGGCCGCgcgctgccggtgccgctgccggtgccgctgccggtgccgctgccggtgccgctgccggtgccgcaTGGCCCCGCCCGGTGCCCTCCGGGAGCTGACGCTGGCCCTGGGGGCCGCCGTGGCCGCCCTGGGCTCCCTCCTCTTCATCGCCTGGAAGATCTGCTTCCGCGgcgccggcaccggcaccgaCTGGGGCGGCTGGTgggagagggagctgcaggagctgcgggaCCGAGCCCCCGCCGGCGAGGCGGTAAGGGGCGGACGGACCCtcgccgggacccccggcctGTCGCGGCAAGGGCACAGGGTCGGGATCTCCCCGGGATCCCCTACACCGGGATCCCCTACACCGGGATCCCCTTTCCGGGACCTCTCAGATCCCAACAGggcggggacggggcagggGGTCGGCATCCCTCCGGGTCCCTCACACCCCCGAGGCCGTCAAGCTGGGGAAGGGACGGGGGTCGGGATCGGCCCTGTGATCACCAGGCTGCGGAAGGCTCTGGATCGCCAGCGGGATCCCTCTGAGcatgtggggctggggaagggggtgcaGGGTCAGAATCCCCCCTGGGATCTCACACCAGGATCCCCCCGGAGCCCGTCAGACTGGATTCCCCAGGATATTTCGCAGAATGACGGCCCTTGGGGACCCTTCTGCAGCCCAtcctgctggggaaggggtCCCCGGCCTGAACCACCCCTGGAGACGAGGGCGCAGGGGCTAGGGGGGCCGGCAGGACCCCTTGCTCCGGGCTGGTCCCTCAACCGGCTGCCTGAGCATGGGGCTGCGGACCCTGGGACCAGCCCcagaccctcctgcatccccGCAGCTGGACTGGCGGcaggtgctggtgctggggctggacGGGGCGGGGAAGAGCAGCGTCCTGCACTACATCTGCAGCCAGACGGCCAGGGAGCGCATCGCACCCACCCGCGGCTTCAACACTGCCCAGCTCTTCGTCGACAGGCTGgagatggacctgctggagggtAAGGCTGGCCTGGCCCCGTTGCGTACCCCGGGGCTGAGCCTGCACGGCTCAGAGGGTCCCCCCACCTGCTGGCACCGGGCCGGGGGCACAGAGCATCCCGGGCGGCGGGAGTGCCCTGGGTGGTGGGCACATCCCGGGCAGCGGGAGCGTCCTTGGTGGTGGGAGCATCCCAGGCGGGCGGGAGGTCTGTTTCCCTGGGGTGCTacagggaggcagcagcccctgTTGCCCCCCCGCaggggcctgatcctgcccaTCTCCCGCAGTGGGGGGCAGCCAGAACCTGCGAGCGTACTGGCCCCACTACCTGAGCCAGGCCCACGTGCTGGTGTTTGTGGTGGACTCGGTGGACAGGTCGCGCCTGCTGACGGCACGCCAGGAGCTGCACGCACTGCTGGCTGCGGAGCCCCGGCTACCCCTGGTCGTGCTGGCCAACAAGCAGGTGGGTATCTGTCCCCGCAGCTGCCCCCGGGGCTGTTTGCAGCAAAACTGTCCCTCCCCAGGGCCCCGAGGGGAAATCCTGATAGGCAAAATCCACTGGCTCTCACAAAATCTGATCTCTGGGGGCCTGTCTTCTCCAGTCTTCATTAGGAGGCATGGCTGCCATTACCAGTGCCCCACCTAATGAGTTTTAGGAGAGCACCTAGGCAGCAGCCTGCAAAATCCACCAGGGGAAATACGTTCCCCACGCAGGGGGCCAAGCACATGCCCGGTGCTGCTTTCCCATTAGCTTGTGCCAAAGCGACTCTGACGCAAGAGcgaggcagccctgcctgcgcaCGAAGCCGGCCAGGACCacacaggcaggacagggctCCTGCCAGccggcagcagctgctcccaccGCTTCTCCCCTCCTGAGCGGTCGCCTCTCTTCCTCACAGGATAAGAGCAATGCCCTGAGTGCGGAGGAGCTGCGGGAGGAGCTGGCCCTGCACACGCTCAGTGGGCAGCGGGAGCTTTTCCTCCTGCCCACCAGCGCGACCTGGGCCAGCCTGAGCACCGCCACCAGCGTCCTCCACGTGAAGAGCCTGCTGGTCACcctgctctcccagccctgagccTGCATCGGGGGTGGACAGGCTCCCACCCCCGGCACGGCTCTTCCTTGGGGTCTGCATCGTGAGGATGGAGGCAGCAGGACAGGAGCCCTGAAGCTCAGACTCACTGGTAGCAGGCTGCCAGTCCTGGGGTGTTCGCTGCACCCCATGAGGTTTGGGGTTGAGCTGTGGCACGGTCTGCCCTCAGGGAACACGAGCAGCGGGCTCTGCTCGCTGCCACAGGGAGAGGGCAGCCGCCTCCCCCCATTCAGGGATGAAGCCTCCCTTGGGATGGTGGCACAGGCACGGCTCTCAGTGCCTGCTGAGCGGGActgtgcagcacagggcagggccCCACACCTTCACAGCAGCCCCGCAGGATATGAAATGAACGGGGCTGAACAAGTGAGGTAGCCCTTTTGCCCACCGGCACAGACAGGTCATCCCAGGAGATGGGCTCTCCTTCCCAAAAAACAGAAGGAGTTACTGCTGATGCAGCCCTGCCAGTATGGCACACACTGGTGGGAATAACCAGCTCAGGCTGTCTCTCACTGagggcagagcacagccctCAATTCCAGCTCTGTATTTAAAGCCCTCTTTAGGAGAGATGAAGGCAGGTATCAGGCAGCCCTGCACTGCCCCTTCACCCTGAACAGGGGTAAAGACAGGCTTGTTTGGTAGGAGCTGCGCTCAGCAGGCTTTTTCGCCCCTGCCTGGTCTCCCTCCCTCTCAGCTGCcccagggagaaggggaaggagccTGGCTCAGGGCCCACAggaagccctgccagcaggcAGAAGGGCTGCTGGGTCAGGTCGTGGGGCGCTAAGTCCTGGAAAACCTATTGCGGAAGCTGGAGAGCACATCTGGGAAAGGAAATAGTGGTGTCCAATCTCTGCTGTGAAACCTTTTGTACAGTTGCTCCTTTCCTATGTCAATAAAGAGGCTGATCACTCTGCGCTGCCCTCCAGCTCCTTGGCAGGGAAGGGGCCCCCAGCACGGTCTTCTGAGCTGGAGACAGGAAGGTTGCTCggggggggaaggaagcaggacgtggccctgctccagcctctgCTTACAGGGAAATCAGCAAAGGCCCaagtgctgcctgcaccccacgGGCCCCTGGCCCCATTGCTGCAGGGGGATGACACACGCCTGACGCCCATGTCCCACAGGTTGGCACCAGGAGCTCTCTGAAGCGGGACTGCACCAAGCAAGAGCCCATGAGCAAGACATTCACACCAGCTTGAaagagtaatttattttaacaaggCAAAAGAAGTGCTGACTGCCACACAGAAagggagcagcacagcacaTTTAGTCCCAATGCCACAAGCCACAGCCAAGAGTCTTTCATGCCTGGTTATAACTGTCTCTGTCTAATGAAGGTCCTTCCTCCGTCGCCAGAGGCTTTGCATAGCTCAACTCGCTGGCACTGAGCCTGTGACTGTTACCTGTCTGTCAGTCCCTGCTCAGTTCAGAAAATGGTCACGTCAAACCTGCACTTGCAGGCAAACCTGAGAAAAAAGGACAGTCACTGCACATCCATCTTTTCCTGCTTGAGCGATGCAATGAAATCCTTGTATTCCTCGGGATAGAAATTCTTGTATACGTTGATCTTTCTCTTAATCTGCTTGGGAGTATCCTGGTAGTAGTTCTTCTCATCTCGAGCCATTTCCTGTGACAAAGGAGAGGGTAAGTCAGAGGAGTTGCCCCAAGAGCAAACGCCAAACCAGCCCAGCCACGCTCCAATTGCCCACCCAGGTCGGCTGTGATCACTGCCTGATTCAGACAGGGATCTGGCCAAGGTTCAACATACTGCTTCCCTTTAACAATCAGCTGACTGAGAAACAAGATCCAGGACAGAGAGGGTTAGTGATTTCCATCCTGCAGATGATCCAGGAGTGAATCACTCTGGGTGCTCCTCACTCTCGGACAGCCAGTACTCACTTTGTAGTTCTCCCCGTGGTTCTGTATCATGTACCGCACGTAGTCTATCAGGTCTCGTGAGAGTGTGTTTGATTTCTTCTCGGGGAGACTGGCCTCATATTCCATCTCTAGGCAAAGGACACAGACACCATGAAGCGGGGGGCAAGGAAGCAGCACCTCAGAGGTCCCCAGATCAAGCCCTGCCAGTACTACAGAAAAGAGGCggctcctgcagcacagctccacAGCTCACACACACAGGGCTGCTTCCCAGCACGATTGTGCAGGAAAACGAACAAGACAACAGCCCTCCGCTTAGGCTGTGGGCATCCAGgcctgcactgctgctcctctccagctcACACCACAAGGAGTGGAGCCTTTCTGCCCAGGCTGCAGAGCGTGACTGTTCAGAGCTGCCCAGCCCACCACTAAAACACGTGGGGTACTGCAGCCACAGTTTCTTGTCACCCTGGTGCCCCACACCAGCATGTTTCAGAGTGACCAGAGCCCTCTTTTAGGGCTGCAGGTAGAAATAtggcaaaaaaagcagcacaggagagaaaaggaaactcATGAGACAGAGGACACAAGGGAatggcagagctgctgtcctGGCTCCTGGCTCAGGTCTGGCCTGGCTGGGAAGCCCCAGCTGACTGCTGCCAGGGCGGTACTCCTCTACAAGCCCACAACACTGGACAAGAACTAACAGCTTTCCTGGcccctggcacagcacagcagctaaGGACAGTCTGGCAGCACAAagatgaaagacaaaataacCCACAGGGCCTTGGGAGAACCCCAAATGCAATGGCAGTGGTGCGGTTCAGCCGGAAACCCGTCAAGCCTGGAGGTGGAAAAGCACTCCCTGGAGAGGACAGAAGCAGCACTGACCATTCACCACATAGGGCTTCCgcactattttctttccttgctccCGTCCATCACTTTCCACTTCCATCCCCTGTGTTAAATAAGAGAGAAAGCAACTCAAGAAAAGCCCATTTAGAAGACAGCTGTCCCCCCATACATTGCTCCCAAAACTCCAAACTGCTTATACAACGGCTGCAAGGACCAGGAATCTCAGCTGACTTAAGCAGAGCCTTATTTGTGCCATTAAGCTAGCCCATGGTCAAGCCAGTCGCCTGAACAATACTGTGTGAATGGAGACAAGTGGCAAACAAGGTCActcctggatttttttcacGAGTCTCACGTTTTGTGGGGCCACCTTTCGCCTGGAAGCGTTGCCCACtgatgcaggcagggcaggctgggctgctgTACACAAAGAGGCTTTCTTTCTTATCAGGAGCAACTCAGCTGCAATGTTCCCAACCCCACCTCTCTCTGGCAAGTCCCAGGAGACTGGCTGACGTTATTTATACTTGTTCCAAAGCCCATTATTTCCTTGTGACACCGTAGCTCGTTCCCATGCCAGGATCTTAGTGAGAAAAGCGTATCGATAGAGATAAGAAACACATCCACCTACAGAGACTGATCCAGAGCCACCTAACCCACGCTCCAGAGCGGGCTGCTCTCCATGCTGGTTTTCCCCAGCCCGGCTGTGTGTCCTGGGGGAGGCCTGACCCCAACCCCTCCCCAAAGAGCAGCCCCAGCCGAGCCCCCCCGCCCTTCCCCGGCGGCGCAGGGCACGGACGCACTTACCAGCAGCTTCTtcttggggatggggacggccTTGTTGGGATCCTCCGCCAGGCCCATCTCGGCCAGGTTCTGCGCCACCGACTTGGTCGGGTCCCAGGCATGGCGGATGTGCGAGCTGCGCGGGGACGGGCACCGGCATCACGGGCTGCGCTCACCCTCCCCGCGCGGCTGCGCGTCTCCCTCCCCGCAGAGAAGCGGCCCCCGAGCGCCCACCGAGAggtgccgcagctccccccgGGGCACCGCTCCCACGCGGCGGCGGGCCCACGGCcgccctgcccacagcccacgcacggccccgcgcccgccgtgtgcccccccccccccccgcggccctCACCAGGCGAtgcgcggggcggcgcggcggcgggcgctgcggtAGAGCCGCTTGCGGTTGAGGTTGTAGGAGTACTTCTGCCGTCGGCTCTTCCCCTTGGCCTTCGGCATGGCTGCCCCACGCTGCTGCCGCCGTCGCCGAGCGCCGGGCAGggccgcgcggggcggggccgcgccgccgggcaCCACGGGACTTGTAGTCCCgcgcctgccccgccgcccgcggtGTGTCCCCGCCGCGGACTACAACCCCCGGCatgccccgcggcggggggcggggggcgtggcCTGCCGGGAGCCGTCCCCCCATTGGCCGCCGGGAGTGCGCGCCGCTTCCTGGCTACGGCAGCCGGGGAGGGTCGCGGGTGGTCACCTTCCCTGTGGGCCGCAGCCAtggcggccgggccccccccgccgctggaGCCCAGCCCGCTGCCGGTGTTCAGCGAGGAGGGCTTCGGGGACAAGTTCATGCGCAAGACCCGCGAGAACCCCCTGGTGCCCCTCGGTGAGGGGGAAGGGTCGGGG from Pelecanus crispus isolate bPelCri1 chromosome 8, bPelCri1.pri, whole genome shotgun sequence encodes the following:
- the ARL10 gene encoding ADP-ribosylation factor-like protein 10, coding for MAPPGALRELTLALGAAVAALGSLLFIAWKICFRGAGTGTDWGGWWERELQELRDRAPAGEALDWRQVLVLGLDGAGKSSVLHYICSQTARERIAPTRGFNTAQLFVDRLEMDLLEVGGSQNLRAYWPHYLSQAHVLVFVVDSVDRSRLLTARQELHALLAAEPRLPLVVLANKQDKSNALSAEELREELALHTLSGQRELFLLPTSATWASLSTATSVLHVKSLLVTLLSQP
- the NOP16 gene encoding nucleolar protein 16 isoform X2, coding for MPKAKGKSRRQKYSYNLNRKRLYRSARRRAAPRIACSHIRHAWDPTKSVAQNLAEMGLAEDPNKAVPIPKKKLLVMESDGREQGKKIVRKPYVVNEMEYEASLPEKKSNTLSRDLIDYVRYMIQNHGENYKEMARDEKNYYQDTPKQIKRKINVYKNFYPEEYKDFIASLKQEKMDVQ
- the NOP16 gene encoding nucleolar protein 16 isoform X1: MPKAKGKSRRQKYSYNLNRKRLYRSARRRAAPRIACSHIRHAWDPTKSVAQNLAEMGLAEDPNKAVPIPKKKLLGMEVESDGREQGKKIVRKPYVVNEMEYEASLPEKKSNTLSRDLIDYVRYMIQNHGENYKEMARDEKNYYQDTPKQIKRKINVYKNFYPEEYKDFIASLKQEKMDVQ